CTCGCTGATATTGCTTGACCTCCGCAGCCAACTCATCGCCAAAAAAGAAGTATAAACGCCGATCTAACCAAAGCCGCTGCAAATCCTCCGAGGGCAGGCTGTCAAAGCTCAAACTCCCCCCAAATAACCAGCCCTTATAGCCATCCGCCGCCTCTACTTCTAGCCAGGGCTCCCTATGGTCCACCCCCTCCAAACGGATCAAACTTTCGGCCTTGCTCATCCGCCCCAAATACCGAAAACTACTGCCTTTGTGGTAGCTCCGCAAACTTTTTGCCCCCCAATCTGGCGCCGCTTTCAACTCCCCTTCCCGGCTGCTTAGGCTCAGGCTGGCTCCTTGCCCATCCGTTGATATATACAGGCTGCTGTCTGCGGTTTTGGGCGCTTTTTCTGGCCCTTCTACCAGCGGTTTTTGGGCTTGCTCTTCGGCACAAGAAAATAACAAAAAACAGATAATCAAGGATATAGCAAAATGTATTTTCATCTTTTTTTTATTTTGGGGCTGCCCCGCCCTGCGGGCGGGTCGGGCTGTTTCGCAGCTCGCTATTCGCTCGGCCCTGCGCAAAATTTCGCTGCGCTCATTTTGCTGGGTCTGCGGCTTCGCCGCCCTGCTGTCCATCCCTCAGCCGAGGGCCAGCCGCCAAGCGCTTTAGCCTAAATTTTTCATCAAAGAATGGCCAAACAATTAATTAGATCATTGCGAAGCAATACCATTTTGGCCTAGCGATGCGAAAGGGGGCGGCGAAGCCGCAGACCAAGGCCGTCAGGCCGCAGGGCCAAGCAGACCTGCGAGCCCTGAAGCGTAGCGCCGCAAGGCGAAGCCGAAGCGGAGGCCCCAAAACATCCTAATCCTCCTGAGAAGAAGACAACAAACTGCTTTGCGCTTGTCGCTCTTGGCCAAAAGTCAGAATCTGCCGAATAAAATCGAAGGGCTGATACCCATTGATGGCCGTTTGGTGGAAGATGCAGGTGGCAGGCGTCATGCCGGGCAAAGAATTGACCTCAATGACCAGGGTTTCGGCTCGACCATCGGCATAAATGCGGACAAAAGCATCGATTCGGGCATAGCCCGTAACCCCCAAAATGCGGGCCGCCTGCTCTAAATCGGCCTTAATTTGGGCCGCCAAGGGCGCATATTCAAGTTCGCCAACAGCCAGACGGGCAGGGGTGATATTTTGTCCCTCTCCTGCCAAAAACTTCTCTTCCAGCGATAAAATCTCGCCAGAAGCCAAAGTTTCAGAAGGCTCAAAAACCTCATAGCGGATGCTTCCATCGGCCTCATGATGGCAAAGTAGGCCCACCGTCACCTCCAGAAAATGCAAGGCATCTTTTTGCTCCACCAACTGCTCCAAAAGGGCATATTGCTTTTTGGGAAACTCCTCTTTGGGCAAAATGGCTAGGCGCTCTTGGGCAATTTTTGGCAAAATATCCTCTTCACGGAAAAGGGCCGCCAAAAAGGCCTCCAATTCCGCCTCATTTTTGATCTTTTTCACGGCAGAGCTACAGCCATCATCTACTGGCTTGGCAATCAGGGGCCAGCCTAGTTTTTCGCCTGCTTGCTGCAGACTTTGTTCAGGCTGGGCCAAATAATCGCTTTTGCTCAAAAGGATTTGCTCGGTCACGGGCAGGCCAGCAGCTTTCAGCTTTTGGAGACTCTGATACTTATCAATCGTCAAAGCGGCAGAATCGGCCTCCGAACCATTAAAGGCGATGCCTCTCTTGGCCAACTCTCTTTGGAGCGCGCCATCCTCTCCGGGGCGGCCATGCAAAGCGATAAAGGCCAAGCGGGTCTCCTCGCTTAGTTCATCAAAAGAAAGCGGGCGGGGATCTAGGCGGCTGCTTCGGCCAGAAAACTGATTAGCAATATGAGCCGTTTCTTGGCGAATCTTTTGGATAATAGGATGTACCTTATAATTTAATAATTTATCGCGAATATCGTCGGCATTATCCTTTAGCAAAAGGTTGATGGGTAGCTCATAGAGCTGTTGGTCCTCGGCCTTACCCGTCAGGAAAACGGGAAAAGGCAGATAATCAGCAGAGCTGGCCAACTTCTCATAAATATTGCGGCCACTTTCTACCGAAATATGGCGTTCGGAAGAATAACCGCCCAGAATAACCGCCACCTTTTGGAGTTCGGCAACCTCTCCTTCTAGGCGTTGCATCTCGCTTTCCAATCGGGCCAATAATTGGCCGTAATTATTGGGGCGCAAGCATTTTCGGCTGCGGGCCAAAAGCGAGCGATGAATAATAAAACTGAGAAAATGCGAGGGATTAAGGCCAATTTCGGCCGCTTGATGGAAAAAGAAAGAAGAAGGCAGCATGCCCGAAGTCGTATTCGGGTCATTGAGAATAATGCGGCCATCGGCTTGAATAAAGCCATCAATTCGGGCATAAACATCAAACTCCAAAAAGCGAAACAGCCGTTC
This genomic interval from Saprospira grandis contains the following:
- a CDS encoding D-alanine--D-alanine ligase family protein codes for the protein MLNIGIFLAGPSREREIAFAGGRTVYDNLNKQLFRPIPIFVDSFGQLCLLDWEYLYKGSIRDFYPPVEALPPSPHQFQIYVESLGLSKQASKELLAQIGRPISFSELPELIDFAFLSLHGEWGEDGQLQGMLEALGIPYSGSGIRASSLGMDKSFQKKMMQAGGFESPPIQQIWAKDWSGELPNLEQLKKEMGFPLVVRPSNQGSSIGVRIVEQAEDLLDALENAFFGLEISAEDWQQMSREEQIQWMRKLLDIRSGLGFPLEVEGPKKDKQLLYHPEQLLALLDKELGQGHSPKLRLQSQYREESVLLEGFIEGREFSCVVIQDEDGQAIALPPTEIIKGKELFDYRSKYLAGLSRKLTPIDLPEAQIQAIRQECERLFRFLEFDVYARIDGFIQADGRIILNDPNTTSGMLPSSFFFHQAAEIGLNPSHFLSFIIHRSLLARSRKCLRPNNYGQLLARLESEMQRLEGEVAELQKVAVILGGYSSERHISVESGRNIYEKLASSADYLPFPVFLTGKAEDQQLYELPINLLLKDNADDIRDKLLNYKVHPIIQKIRQETAHIANQFSGRSSRLDPRPLSFDELSEETRLAFIALHGRPGEDGALQRELAKRGIAFNGSEADSAALTIDKYQSLQKLKAAGLPVTEQILLSKSDYLAQPEQSLQQAGEKLGWPLIAKPVDDGCSSAVKKIKNEAELEAFLAALFREEDILPKIAQERLAILPKEEFPKKQYALLEQLVEQKDALHFLEVTVGLLCHHEADGSIRYEVFEPSETLASGEILSLEEKFLAGEGQNITPARLAVGELEYAPLAAQIKADLEQAARILGVTGYARIDAFVRIYADGRAETLVIEVNSLPGMTPATCIFHQTAINGYQPFDFIRQILTFGQERQAQSSLLSSSQED